From one Microbacter margulisiae genomic stretch:
- a CDS encoding phosphotransferase enzyme family protein, with amino-acid sequence METQIRKILGHYGFRGESCQVTAHGTGLINRTWMVRETESGWRYILQRINHAVFKSPEAIAGNIREISTYLQAHAPGYLFESPLRTLKGEEMVQEAGEYFRLYRYVEGSHTLDVVANPGQAYEASRQFGMFTAQLAGFDTGKLRITLADFHNLPLRYAQYREAIKKGNPERILRSKEILEALESYSGISDQAQQLGCLPLRVIHHDTKISNILFDEQGKGMCVIDLDTIMPGYYISDAGDMMRTYLSPISEEEPDNERHAIRMEIFEAIAEGYLGEMGRLMQDEERQRFVYSGSFMIYMQALRFITDYLNNDVYYGSRYEGHNLVRGTNQLVLLQKYTEKADQMQKIVREYFRR; translated from the coding sequence ATGGAAACACAGATACGAAAAATATTGGGACATTACGGGTTCAGGGGAGAAAGCTGCCAGGTGACAGCCCATGGGACAGGGTTGATCAACCGGACATGGATGGTAAGGGAAACGGAAAGCGGGTGGCGTTACATATTGCAGCGGATCAATCATGCCGTCTTCAAGTCGCCCGAGGCAATAGCCGGTAACATACGGGAGATATCCACCTACCTTCAGGCACACGCTCCCGGTTATTTGTTTGAATCTCCGCTTCGCACCCTTAAAGGAGAAGAGATGGTTCAAGAAGCAGGGGAGTACTTCCGGTTGTACCGTTATGTGGAAGGGTCACACACCCTGGATGTAGTAGCAAACCCAGGCCAGGCCTATGAAGCCTCGCGGCAATTTGGGATGTTCACGGCACAACTGGCGGGGTTTGACACAGGAAAGCTACGCATCACCCTGGCAGACTTTCACAACCTGCCCCTGCGCTATGCCCAGTACAGGGAAGCCATAAAGAAAGGCAATCCAGAACGGATCTTACGCAGTAAGGAGATACTGGAAGCATTGGAAAGCTATTCCGGCATTTCAGATCAGGCGCAGCAACTGGGATGCCTGCCGTTACGGGTGATCCATCATGACACGAAGATCAGCAACATCCTGTTCGATGAACAAGGGAAAGGCATGTGTGTGATCGATCTGGACACCATCATGCCAGGGTATTATATCAGTGATGCAGGAGACATGATGCGCACATACCTCTCACCCATAAGTGAAGAAGAGCCGGATAATGAAAGGCATGCGATCCGCATGGAGATATTCGAAGCCATTGCGGAGGGCTACCTGGGGGAGATGGGCAGGTTAATGCAGGACGAAGAGCGGCAGAGGTTTGTTTATTCGGGAAGCTTCATGATCTACATGCAGGCGTTGCGTTTTATCACGGACTATCTGAACAACGACGTGTACTACGGTTCAAGGTACGAAGGTCACAATCTGGTCAGGGGCACCAACCAGTTGGTTCTGTTGCAGAAGTACACGGAAAAGGCAGACCAGATGCAGAAAATCGTCAGAGAATACTTCAGGAGGTAA
- a CDS encoding enterotoxin — translation MKQLLLMLGMLILSMSIGRGEVVYPGVAIGDSHVYVHKGGILAENQILKARWAIQDGVLQAEDFENKSTGDAMHWGTTPWFSLQLGSGEKLTSNDFRILSAPQVIPLRGEKKAIKASHEQGGYSVNSVLYCKRLGLKLRWELEFRNHSNYLREHFTFEPADSLMVSRLILLEMPGGGGLHPDGEVAGSPWVKGDLFFGFEYPLSHNSEEGGECVSYLVKTESLRAQMPESYSVAWGVSPRGQLRRAFLYYIERERAVPYREYLHFNSWFESYGDKLNEQECMHWIKVYGDSLIEKRHTPMQAFLFDDGWDNNQTLWKFNGGFPEGFTRMDSLARKYHSTIGVWMSPFGGYGEDKAQRMRYGLAQHPPFEVNANGFSLAGPVYFNRFHEVMSSFVKRYGISIFKIDGVGQGDNAIGKDLFYESDIEALLRLVTMIRKEDPTIYFSLTTGTWASPYWLYYGDAIWRSGGDTGFSGTGSKRQQWITYRDGEAYRNIVLKGSLYPLNSLMYHGICIGGKGEPATFGMNAQDIRDDVWDFFSSGTSLQELYIDPNILTTPDWDLLAHAIQWARRNAGTLVDVHWIGGDPETGAVYGRAAWSPEEGIISLRNPTGEEQRYHVDVARDLDIPAGYPVEYTFHTPRITTAGKPEVYAKVTSFDVTLRPYEVKILEGISVKNSRTRK, via the coding sequence ATGAAACAGTTATTACTAATGTTAGGGATGCTCATCCTTAGTATGAGTATAGGAAGGGGAGAGGTCGTTTACCCCGGGGTTGCCATAGGGGATTCCCATGTTTATGTACATAAAGGAGGCATACTAGCAGAGAACCAGATATTAAAAGCCCGGTGGGCGATTCAGGACGGAGTTTTGCAAGCAGAAGATTTCGAAAATAAAAGCACGGGAGACGCCATGCATTGGGGAACCACGCCATGGTTTAGCCTACAACTCGGCAGCGGAGAGAAGCTTACTTCAAACGATTTCCGCATCCTTTCCGCTCCGCAGGTCATTCCATTACGGGGAGAAAAAAAAGCCATCAAGGCCTCCCATGAGCAAGGAGGTTATTCCGTGAATTCAGTTCTTTATTGTAAAAGGCTCGGGTTAAAGCTCCGGTGGGAGTTGGAATTCCGCAACCACTCCAATTACCTGCGGGAACACTTTACCTTTGAACCAGCAGATAGCCTGATGGTATCACGGTTAATCCTGTTGGAGATGCCCGGAGGAGGAGGGCTGCATCCGGATGGGGAAGTAGCTGGCTCGCCATGGGTGAAAGGAGACCTGTTTTTTGGATTTGAATACCCGTTAAGCCATAATAGCGAAGAAGGAGGAGAATGCGTTTCATACCTGGTAAAAACAGAATCATTAAGAGCCCAAATGCCGGAAAGCTATAGCGTAGCATGGGGCGTCTCTCCACGGGGCCAACTTCGCAGAGCCTTCCTCTACTATATAGAACGGGAACGCGCCGTACCCTACCGGGAGTACTTACATTTCAATTCCTGGTTTGAAAGCTACGGGGACAAGCTAAATGAACAAGAGTGCATGCATTGGATCAAAGTCTATGGGGACAGCCTGATAGAGAAGCGGCATACCCCGATGCAAGCCTTCCTTTTTGATGACGGTTGGGACAATAACCAGACACTATGGAAGTTTAACGGAGGTTTCCCGGAAGGCTTCACACGGATGGACTCCCTGGCAAGGAAATACCATTCCACGATAGGAGTATGGATGTCACCCTTTGGAGGCTACGGGGAAGATAAAGCCCAACGGATGCGCTATGGATTAGCCCAGCATCCCCCTTTTGAAGTCAATGCGAACGGATTTTCATTAGCCGGGCCGGTCTATTTCAATCGGTTTCATGAAGTCATGAGCAGTTTTGTGAAGCGATATGGGATATCGATTTTTAAGATAGACGGAGTAGGACAGGGAGACAATGCCATAGGGAAAGATCTGTTTTATGAAAGCGACATTGAAGCCCTGTTGCGGTTGGTGACCATGATCCGGAAGGAAGACCCGACAATCTATTTCAGTCTGACAACAGGCACATGGGCCTCCCCCTACTGGTTATACTACGGAGATGCCATATGGCGTAGCGGCGGCGACACCGGCTTTTCGGGAACAGGGAGCAAGCGTCAACAATGGATCACCTACCGGGACGGAGAAGCCTACCGGAATATTGTACTTAAAGGTAGTCTGTATCCACTCAATTCGCTGATGTATCACGGCATCTGCATAGGTGGGAAGGGAGAGCCGGCAACATTCGGGATGAATGCACAGGATATCAGGGATGACGTATGGGACTTTTTTTCGAGCGGCACCAGCCTTCAGGAGCTGTACATCGATCCCAATATCCTCACCACGCCGGACTGGGATTTACTTGCGCACGCCATTCAATGGGCAAGGCGGAACGCAGGAACGCTGGTTGACGTACACTGGATAGGAGGCGATCCGGAGACAGGGGCAGTGTATGGCCGTGCCGCATGGTCACCGGAGGAAGGAATCATCAGTTTACGGAATCCCACAGGGGAAGAACAACGCTACCATGTAGACGTAGCCAGAGATCTGGATATACCTGCGGGCTATCCGGTGGAGTATACCTTCCATACCCCACGCATCACAACAGCAGGGAAGCCGGAAGTTTACGCCAAGGTCACTTCCTTTGATGTGACCCTTCGCCCCTATGAAGTAAAGATACTGGAAGGGATCTCCGTGAAGAACTCCCGCACCAGAAAATAG
- a CDS encoding IS256 family transposase, translating to MEEFDYKAFQAKVLEQIKSGKPLLGKDGAFAPLLENILNAALEGEMDAHLDEDERSLGNRRNGRMSKQVQTQLGEVTVHTPRDRHSSFEPEFIKKRETILAEGVADRIIGLYALGNSTREISDWMEENLGNRVSADTISSITDRVLPEIQSWRSRSLDSVYPIVWMDAIHYKVMDEKNRPVTRAIYNVLGVDRNGYKDLLGMYISKSEGANFWLSVLTDLQSRGVNDILIASTDNLSGFSDAIKSVFPHTVVQTCVVHQIRNSIKYVASKNQKTFMKDLKLVYQAVSKEQAAIELDNLDSKWGKDYPIVIKSWRDNWEKLTAYFEFSDAIRRIIYTTNTVEGYHRQIRKVTKNKGVFTNDTALEKLVYLAYRNIRKKWTMPLSNWGLTAQQLAIKFPERFNLFE from the coding sequence ATGGAAGAATTTGATTACAAGGCTTTTCAAGCCAAAGTTTTAGAACAGATAAAATCTGGCAAACCCCTTTTAGGCAAAGATGGTGCCTTTGCGCCCTTGTTAGAAAATATTCTAAATGCAGCTTTAGAGGGAGAAATGGATGCTCATTTAGATGAAGATGAGCGTAGTTTAGGCAATCGGCGCAATGGACGTATGTCCAAACAAGTTCAAACCCAATTGGGTGAAGTCACCGTTCATACACCCCGTGACCGCCATTCCAGTTTTGAACCTGAGTTTATAAAGAAACGTGAAACAATACTTGCAGAAGGTGTTGCAGACCGTATAATTGGTCTTTATGCCTTGGGGAACAGTACTCGGGAAATAAGCGATTGGATGGAGGAAAACCTTGGAAACAGGGTTTCTGCTGACACAATCAGTTCCATAACAGACCGGGTTCTGCCAGAGATTCAGTCCTGGCGTAGCAGGTCATTGGATAGTGTTTATCCAATTGTTTGGATGGATGCCATTCACTACAAAGTGATGGACGAAAAGAATCGCCCTGTAACACGAGCCATATACAACGTATTGGGTGTTGACCGTAACGGTTACAAAGATTTGCTTGGCATGTATATTTCCAAAAGCGAAGGAGCTAACTTTTGGTTATCGGTGCTCACCGATCTTCAATCAAGAGGAGTAAATGACATTCTAATAGCCTCTACGGACAATCTTAGTGGCTTTTCAGATGCTATAAAAAGCGTATTTCCACACACAGTAGTTCAAACTTGTGTGGTGCATCAAATCCGCAATTCAATTAAATATGTTGCAAGTAAAAATCAGAAAACGTTCATGAAAGATTTGAAGCTTGTTTATCAAGCAGTAAGCAAAGAGCAGGCAGCAATCGAACTCGATAATCTTGATTCAAAGTGGGGAAAGGATTATCCAATTGTCATTAAATCATGGCGTGATAATTGGGAAAAACTAACCGCTTATTTTGAGTTTTCTGATGCTATCCGAAGAATCATATATACCACCAATACCGTAGAAGGCTATCACCGTCAGATAAGGAAAGTTACCAAAAACAAAGGTGTTTTTACCAATGATACAGCATTGGAAAAATTGGTGTATTTGGCCTATCGCAATATCCGGAAAAAATGGACTATGCCTCTGTCAAACTGGGGGTTAACTGCACAACAACTGGCGATTAAATTTCCTGAAAGGTTTAATTTATTTGAATAA
- a CDS encoding TIM-barrel domain-containing protein, with protein sequence MFSNPAGNDLIIHTPDVPVELTTEDKGDYYLMHTPDLSLRAYKHPLRFALYKADNRTLVWEETRGITYGKQTIQYLRRGKEEQFYGGGMQNGRFSHRGDTIKLTIDYNWEDSGNPNPATFYMSTRGYGAVRNTYAPGYYSFQDTVKLVHNESRFDCYYFVNPTLKGLLNDYTDLTGKPFMVPEWGLGMGDSNCYNRGAKSGKTNGSTSTGYDGLTPSVIHLIADKYIQEDMPRGWIIPNDGYGCGYTHLDSVVRSLKERGFYTGLWTENGVAKIAREVGKDGSRLCKLDVAWVGPGFHFAMNAARTAYAGIEDNSNARGFVWMVCGWTGAQRYSVLWTGDNTGSWNYIRWQIPTVIGSGLSAQNYATGDVDGIFGGSDSTYTRDLEWKCFTPVFMAMSGWAYNNKNGIKDKQPWLFGEPFTGINRKYLQIKERLTPYMYTLCHEASQTGVPAVRALVLEYPHDTVTWGKTVQYEYLLGKALLVAPVYEPKSYRDSIYLPAGEWIDYWSGTAYKGDTMLMHYPAPLDKLPLFVRGGSIIPMYQPMMYNWERPIDTLTLAIYPQGHTSYTMYEDDGVTRAYQQGAYAFTRFEVSVSKVNPRQISIQLHAARGDYQGREKQRVYLLEIHTACKPRTIHMNGVLLKRQKDDKTFMQATSGWYDDPDTQGGILHVKTAKLSTDHTTIVEIR encoded by the coding sequence ATCTTCAGCAATCCGGCAGGCAACGATCTGATCATCCACACGCCCGATGTTCCGGTAGAGCTGACCACGGAAGACAAAGGCGACTACTATTTGATGCATACCCCCGACCTGTCATTACGGGCCTATAAGCACCCGCTGCGGTTTGCCCTGTACAAGGCGGACAACCGTACGCTGGTCTGGGAAGAAACCCGGGGAATCACCTACGGAAAACAAACCATCCAATACCTCAGGAGAGGCAAAGAAGAACAGTTCTATGGAGGAGGGATGCAAAACGGGCGATTCTCGCACCGGGGAGACACCATCAAGCTCACGATCGATTACAACTGGGAAGACAGCGGCAACCCGAATCCCGCCACCTTTTATATGAGTACCCGGGGCTACGGAGCCGTGAGGAATACCTACGCGCCAGGCTATTATTCCTTTCAGGACACCGTCAAGCTGGTACACAACGAGAGCCGGTTCGATTGCTACTACTTTGTCAACCCCACATTAAAAGGGCTGCTCAATGACTATACCGATTTGACGGGCAAACCCTTCATGGTACCGGAATGGGGCTTAGGCATGGGTGATTCCAATTGCTACAACCGGGGAGCAAAATCAGGGAAAACCAATGGCTCCACCAGTACCGGTTATGACGGACTAACTCCCAGCGTGATCCACCTGATAGCCGACAAGTATATCCAGGAAGATATGCCGCGGGGATGGATCATCCCCAATGACGGGTATGGCTGTGGCTATACACATCTGGATTCGGTGGTCAGATCGCTGAAAGAAAGAGGGTTCTATACCGGTTTATGGACAGAGAACGGTGTAGCGAAGATTGCCAGGGAAGTAGGGAAGGACGGCTCCCGGCTGTGCAAACTGGATGTCGCGTGGGTTGGCCCGGGCTTTCATTTTGCCATGAATGCAGCCAGGACGGCCTATGCAGGGATCGAGGATAACAGCAACGCACGGGGCTTTGTCTGGATGGTATGCGGTTGGACAGGAGCCCAACGCTATTCCGTATTATGGACAGGCGACAATACCGGCAGTTGGAATTACATTCGCTGGCAAATACCTACGGTAATAGGGAGCGGCCTATCAGCACAAAATTACGCGACGGGAGATGTAGATGGCATCTTTGGAGGGAGCGACTCCACATACACGCGGGATTTGGAATGGAAATGCTTCACGCCGGTCTTCATGGCCATGTCCGGTTGGGCCTATAACAACAAGAACGGAATCAAGGACAAACAACCCTGGTTGTTTGGCGAACCCTTCACGGGCATTAACCGGAAATACCTACAAATCAAGGAGCGGCTTACCCCCTACATGTACACCCTGTGCCACGAAGCGTCACAGACAGGAGTTCCGGCAGTAAGGGCGCTGGTGCTGGAATATCCCCATGACACAGTGACCTGGGGGAAAACCGTTCAATACGAATACCTTCTTGGGAAAGCGTTGCTGGTAGCCCCGGTATATGAACCGAAATCCTACAGGGACAGCATCTATTTGCCTGCAGGGGAATGGATTGATTACTGGAGTGGGACAGCCTACAAAGGAGACACGATGTTGATGCACTATCCGGCACCTTTGGATAAGTTACCGCTGTTTGTTCGGGGGGGCTCCATCATTCCTATGTACCAGCCAATGATGTATAACTGGGAGCGTCCCATAGACACCCTGACCCTGGCCATTTACCCGCAGGGGCACACAAGCTACACAATGTATGAAGACGATGGGGTAACGCGGGCCTACCAGCAAGGTGCATATGCGTTTACCCGCTTTGAGGTATCCGTTTCAAAAGTCAATCCACGGCAGATCAGTATCCAGCTCCATGCAGCCAGGGGGGATTACCAGGGCAGGGAAAAGCAACGGGTCTACCTGTTGGAAATCCATACAGCATGCAAGCCCCGCACAATCCACATGAACGGAGTATTGCTAAAGCGGCAAAAAGATGACAAAACCTTTATGCAGGCGACCTCCGGTTGGTATGATGACCCCGATACCCAGGGAGGTATCCTGCATGTAAAAACAGCAAAACTCTCCACGGATCATACCACGATAGTGGAGATACGGTAA
- a CDS encoding ROK family transcriptional regulator: protein MIKNFISELESGTKNALYMKNILHLFIKHGDLSIADISKEMDMSVPTITKLIGRLIEEGYVLDFGKQETNGGRRPNIYGLNPEACYFIGVDIRHFTIHIALANFKGEIIKIKRNIPFVLENTPYCLDHLCSIISSFIDKIAIEKSKIKNVAINISGRVNSESGYSYSLFYFDEKPVAQTIEDAIDIPVSIDNDSRAMAYGEYMCGTNGEKNILFINVSWGLGIGMILDGQLYYGKSGFSGEFGHYPAADNEILCHCGKKGCLETEASGQAIYRMMKEKIENGSSTSIEDKFRQNTVTMDDIVHATLHDDVLSIEAMEHVGSYLGRHLAGLINIFNPELVVIGGDLSIVGDYLVLPIRSAIRKYSLNLVNKDTVVRATRLGDDVGIMGACMLARSKMLKLI, encoded by the coding sequence ATGATAAAAAATTTCATTTCAGAGTTGGAATCCGGGACTAAGAATGCGCTTTATATGAAAAACATTCTTCATCTTTTTATTAAGCATGGTGATTTGTCTATTGCGGATATTTCCAAGGAGATGGACATGAGTGTTCCAACAATTACGAAATTAATCGGCAGATTGATTGAGGAAGGATATGTATTGGATTTTGGGAAACAGGAAACCAATGGAGGCAGACGTCCGAATATTTATGGATTAAATCCTGAGGCATGTTATTTCATAGGAGTTGATATCCGGCATTTTACCATTCATATTGCTTTGGCAAACTTTAAAGGTGAAATTATTAAGATCAAAAGAAATATCCCCTTTGTGTTGGAAAATACACCTTATTGTCTTGATCATTTATGTTCGATTATTTCCTCTTTTATTGATAAAATAGCAATTGAAAAATCAAAGATCAAAAATGTTGCTATTAATATATCAGGGCGTGTCAATTCGGAATCAGGGTATAGTTACAGTTTGTTTTATTTTGATGAAAAACCTGTAGCACAGACTATTGAAGATGCTATTGACATTCCGGTGAGTATAGATAACGACTCCAGGGCAATGGCTTATGGCGAATATATGTGCGGAACGAACGGAGAGAAAAATATTTTATTTATCAATGTAAGCTGGGGACTAGGGATTGGTATGATTCTGGATGGCCAGCTTTATTATGGAAAATCGGGATTCTCGGGAGAATTTGGGCATTATCCGGCAGCAGATAATGAGATTCTGTGTCATTGCGGGAAAAAAGGATGTCTGGAAACGGAAGCCTCTGGACAAGCGATTTACAGGATGATGAAGGAAAAAATCGAAAATGGATCAAGCACAAGTATTGAAGATAAATTCAGGCAGAATACGGTAACAATGGATGACATTGTGCATGCAACGCTGCATGATGACGTGTTGTCTATTGAGGCGATGGAGCATGTAGGTTCCTATTTGGGACGACATTTGGCAGGATTGATTAATATATTCAATCCGGAATTGGTTGTTATTGGGGGCGATTTATCCATTGTAGGTGATTATTTGGTTTTGCCTATCCGTTCGGCTATTCGTAAATATTCTCTGAATTTGGTCAATAAAGATACGGTTGTGAGGGCTACAAGATTGGGGGATGATGTTGGGATCATGGGGGCGTGTATGTTGGCGCGCAGCAAGATGCTGAAATTGATCTGA
- a CDS encoding glycoside hydrolase family 35 protein yields the protein MKRTIFLIIILITVLPLSIFSQARNFTFSKGQFLLEGKPIEIISGEIDPGRVPAPYWENRIAMAKAMGCNAISMYVFWNDHEKSPGQFDFTTGNHNIRRFIQLCQEEGMLVLLRPGPYVCGERDFGGLPAYLLSIPDIKVRCSDPRYIAAVNRYIKALSAQIKSLQCTHGGPIVMVQIENEYGSYGDDKAYLETLARDWRSNGINVPFYTADGPSIAMLTDGNIKGAAIGLDSGTNDGDFAIASKINPGVPSFSSETYPGWLTSWGEPFAHTDTTSLLKEITYLLKNKKSFSLYMEHGGTNFGFTAGANSSSPTNYQPQITSYDYNAPVNEQGQPTAKYYALRRLISQYVTYPVPAVPQAPPVMAIPAFPMHPLTSIWDQLPSPEYSAQPKPMEMYGQWEGLIDYRTKLVGERYGALTITAPHDFALVLLNGKLIDTIYRDGGHWTVKLPQDTARTLTLDILVEAMGRVNYGPYIIDRKGITERVMLNGITLMNWEVYNLPMDKNYIASLKHNAGDFHDGVFFEGSFTLDKVADTYLDMSHYGKGLVWVNGHNLGRYWEIGPQKHLYCPANYLQKGLNKVVVLDLLQTKAYPIQGVRTLE from the coding sequence ATGAAAAGAACTATTTTTCTTATTATCATTTTAATAACAGTGCTACCATTAAGCATTTTCAGCCAGGCTCGAAATTTTACCTTTTCCAAAGGACAATTTCTTCTGGAAGGGAAGCCGATAGAAATCATCAGCGGGGAGATTGATCCCGGACGGGTACCGGCGCCCTATTGGGAGAACCGGATAGCTATGGCCAAAGCCATGGGCTGCAATGCCATCTCCATGTATGTTTTTTGGAACGATCATGAGAAGAGTCCCGGACAATTTGATTTTACGACAGGGAATCACAATATCCGTCGCTTCATTCAGTTATGTCAGGAAGAAGGCATGCTGGTATTATTACGTCCCGGGCCATACGTATGCGGGGAGAGAGACTTTGGAGGCCTTCCAGCCTACCTGTTAAGCATCCCTGATATCAAGGTGAGGTGTAGCGATCCCCGTTATATAGCAGCAGTGAACCGTTACATAAAAGCATTAAGTGCACAAATAAAATCCTTGCAGTGTACCCATGGAGGCCCTATAGTGATGGTACAGATAGAAAATGAATACGGGAGCTATGGAGACGACAAAGCCTATTTGGAAACCTTGGCAAGAGATTGGCGGAGTAACGGGATCAATGTTCCGTTTTACACAGCCGATGGCCCCTCCATTGCCATGCTAACAGACGGGAACATAAAAGGAGCTGCCATAGGGTTGGACAGCGGTACCAATGACGGGGATTTTGCCATAGCAAGCAAGATCAACCCGGGAGTACCCTCCTTCAGCAGTGAGACCTATCCGGGTTGGCTAACTTCGTGGGGAGAACCTTTTGCCCATACCGACACCACCAGCCTGTTGAAAGAAATCACCTATTTGTTGAAGAACAAGAAATCCTTCAGCCTCTATATGGAACATGGCGGCACGAACTTCGGATTCACGGCAGGAGCCAATTCCTCCTCCCCAACAAACTACCAGCCACAAATTACCAGTTATGACTATAATGCCCCTGTTAATGAACAAGGACAACCCACTGCAAAGTATTACGCATTAAGAAGGTTGATCAGCCAGTATGTCACCTATCCGGTACCGGCAGTTCCGCAAGCCCCACCGGTGATGGCCATTCCTGCCTTCCCGATGCACCCCTTGACCAGCATATGGGATCAATTACCTTCACCGGAATATTCGGCACAACCCAAGCCGATGGAGATGTATGGACAGTGGGAAGGATTAATCGATTACAGGACAAAACTGGTAGGAGAACGCTATGGGGCATTGACCATCACAGCCCCCCATGATTTTGCCCTGGTGTTATTAAACGGGAAACTAATAGATACCATTTACCGGGATGGTGGACATTGGACAGTGAAACTCCCCCAAGATACTGCACGTACACTAACGCTGGACATCCTGGTAGAAGCTATGGGAAGAGTCAATTATGGCCCCTATATCATCGACCGCAAAGGGATCACTGAAAGAGTGATGCTTAATGGAATCACCCTGATGAACTGGGAAGTCTATAATTTACCGATGGACAAGAACTACATTGCCAGCCTGAAACATAACGCGGGAGATTTTCATGACGGAGTATTTTTCGAAGGAAGTTTTACGTTGGATAAAGTAGCCGATACCTATCTGGATATGAGTCATTACGGGAAAGGCCTTGTGTGGGTCAACGGGCATAACCTGGGACGTTACTGGGAGATAGGGCCGCAGAAACACCTGTACTGTCCGGCAAACTATCTACAAAAAGGGCTCAACAAGGTTGTTGTACTGGATTTATTGCAAACAAAGGCTTATCCAATTCAAGGAGTTAGGACGCTGGAATAG
- a CDS encoding AGE family epimerase/isomerase, whose product MTNEAFKTDLTKELKDNIIPYWMTKAKDLHHGGFIGQIDGNETPYPDAPKGAILHARILWTFSAAYSLLQDPKYLEIANETQAYFLNHFMDHSFDGVYWLIDSNGHPLDTKKQMYAQGFAMYGLSEHARVTRNQQSLDEAIKLYHLIEEKSFDRQRNGYFEAFTQDWKDIPDMRLSLKDANEKKTMNTHLHILEAYTNLFRVWTSDVLKTSLDNLINLFLDYFIDPETGHLNLFFDEKWNKKEGVISYGHEIETSWLLHEAAIVLGDKALQTKVEKALPKIIKAAREGIQPDGSLLYELNTQTGEIDSERHWWVQAENVVGLWKAYKLFGMEQYKEEALACWNYIQQHTIDHEHGEWVWSTFADGSVNRAGDKAGFWKCPYHNSRMCIEIIQDM is encoded by the coding sequence ATGACAAACGAAGCATTTAAAACCGATTTGACCAAAGAGCTGAAAGACAATATCATCCCCTACTGGATGACAAAAGCCAAAGACTTGCATCATGGCGGCTTTATCGGGCAAATAGACGGAAATGAAACACCATATCCGGATGCTCCCAAAGGAGCAATTCTGCATGCACGTATCTTATGGACTTTTTCTGCTGCTTACTCTCTTTTACAAGATCCAAAATATCTGGAGATTGCCAATGAAACCCAGGCTTATTTTCTGAACCATTTTATGGATCATTCGTTTGATGGAGTTTATTGGCTCATCGATAGCAACGGGCATCCCCTGGACACAAAGAAACAGATGTATGCGCAAGGCTTTGCCATGTATGGACTGAGTGAACATGCCCGTGTCACAAGGAACCAACAATCTTTGGACGAAGCGATCAAATTATACCATCTGATCGAAGAAAAAAGCTTCGATCGTCAACGAAACGGCTATTTTGAAGCATTTACACAAGACTGGAAGGATATTCCCGATATGCGCCTCAGCCTTAAGGATGCCAACGAAAAAAAGACAATGAATACTCATTTGCATATTCTTGAAGCCTACACAAACCTGTTTCGTGTATGGACTTCCGATGTGCTAAAGACAAGCCTGGATAACCTGATCAACTTATTCCTCGATTATTTTATTGATCCCGAAACAGGGCATTTGAATCTCTTTTTCGATGAGAAGTGGAATAAAAAAGAAGGCGTCATTTCTTATGGACATGAAATTGAAACTTCATGGTTACTTCATGAAGCCGCTATTGTGCTAGGAGATAAAGCACTGCAAACAAAAGTAGAAAAAGCACTCCCAAAAATTATCAAAGCTGCCAGGGAGGGAATACAACCTGACGGAAGTTTGCTTTATGAATTAAACACACAAACAGGTGAAATTGACTCAGAAAGGCATTGGTGGGTTCAGGCAGAAAATGTGGTCGGGTTATGGAAAGCATACAAACTATTCGGCATGGAACAGTACAAGGAAGAAGCATTAGCATGCTGGAATTACATCCAACAACATACGATCGACCACGAACATGGAGAATGGGTATGGAGCACTTTCGCCGATGGATCGGTCAATCGTGCAGGTGATAAAGCCGGATTTTGGAAATGCCCGTATCACAACAGCAGGATGTGCATAGAAATTATTCAGGACATGTAA